The genome window TTTTAGAACCCTTGCCCTTTTTCCACGAACGCCACCATCTCTTTCCTTTCTTCACTTATATAATACACCTCTCACTCCCTCACTCTCCATCACTCCTATTCACAACCTTGTTACCATTACAACCCATCACTCGAATCCTactccttttcttcctttttgttCACGTACAAATTCACGTACAAGTTCGAGTCTAGCTAAGAATGGCACAATTGGCACTAGACAACTCGGTTGAGTTCGAGGACTACTTCCCATCCATGATTGCGAGGTTGGGTGCAGAAGGGTTTATCGGGGAACTCTGCAGTGGGTTTCGTTTGCTGATGGATTGCGAGAAGGGACTCATCACGTTTGAGAGCTTGAAGAGGAACAGTTTTCTGCTGGGGTTGAATGACATGGGAGATGAAGAGATTGTTTTAATGCTGATGGAAGGTGATCTTGATGGAGATGGAGCTCTGAGTCAAATGGAGTTTTGCATTCTCATGTTTAGGTTGAGCCCAGGTTTGATGGATGGATCTAAAAGGTGCTGGATGGATGATTTCGAAAGTATCTGAAATGTaggcttattattattatttagttgtTCTTTTTCAATAGCAATCTCATTCAtccaggaaaaataaaaaaacaaaaaaaaaaaaatatttctggGCTTCAATTAATTTTATCAAATGCTTTGTTTTTTCTGGATGAATTCAATGTTTATTTCGAATAAAGAgattattttcattatataaTGCTGTTATTGAactcaaatatttatttatttattggtagaacaactttttattttcacaaatatCTTATCCACAATTGATCGAATCCTAAAGTACATATTCCATAAATAGAAGAATCGATGGAAGGATTCCATAATATTCTCACAAATCCCGAAATCCCTCATCCACTGTCGATCAAATCCTACCATTATTAAGCTATAAAACCAttggtaaaaacaaaattacatcATATCTACAGATCTCTCACCAAATATAATACAACTACTTGTAGGGGTACTTACATATGAACATACTTAAGGTTTCACCATCGTCCAAAGAGCATTGTGATCTAAAACATATTAAGCTCTATTCTTTAATTAAAGTGATATACACTTAATCAAATTATATTGCCTATATATGGATTTGAGAGACTCGTTTTCTGCGCTAGCTAGTCCAAGAGCATTTCAAAGTTAAAAACCTCTTCAATCTAATTGATTCTATCTTCATTTGGCCATTTTCTAGTCTACTTCAATCGGCACCAACCCAAGAAAATTATACATTCTCAGTGTCTTACATGTGAGGGGAAATTGTTATAATGGCAGAAGTTCTTATACTAATTTATTATGGCCGAAATAGAGTCTTCAAATAGCACTAAAAGAGTCTTCAAACAGCactttcactttaattttaaaaatattatgggcatgaaaaaaatctccaaaacaaATGATAGGAACGTAGAatactagaaaaaaaatatatctaactACACACAAGATGATACCAAGGATTAAAATTGCTTGGTAATAGTCTCTGTTCACGAATTCACGAATACGTAGTAAAATATGAATTCACTATATCAAAGAGATAGTACAAAGTGTTTATACACTCAAAGAACActcacaaataacaaaatctttCCAAGACTTTCTCAAATAAATTCAAAGTCTCTTCCCATATGGGAAGACCTTTCACCAAAGCCACCAAACTTTTAATAGattgtctatttataagactTCAAGACCTATTCTTTGATGCAAAAAAGATACATTTCTTGAGAAATAAGAAATGCTTTTctttatagaaaatgaatatCGTTTTGTAGTGGATAAgaaatatagatttttatttcataccaagaaaatcaaaatgaagTCAAATCTGAAATTTTAAGCAATTTCTAAACAAAGATTGTTAGTATGCACAATGAGGATTAAGCGTTTCATTTAAGTAGCATCcatacaaattatatttttaagtcTCAATTGGAGTTTCCATTTTTTCCCAACAAAACTTAATGTTATAGTTTTCAAAAGATTCAAGTTGCTACCTTTAATCAGCATTGTTTATGTCCCTCGAAATTAAGTTCAATCatataacaattaaaatgaaacaaattaacaaatatcATGTTGTAAATATTCTGCATTAAGATCACACTTAATTTCTATTGTCTTGTGCTTGCATGAAGGAAAATATCAAGTTTTTGCTGAAATTCAGGTAGTTAAATATCAGAATATTTGAATAGCCAACTCTAGTTGTAACATCAATTTTTTCCCATCCCTTTTATGCCCCATTGGAGGGGGTTTTTGTCAACAAATGGCTCGTCTATGAAGATCAATGTATGTGGCTAACATCATGACCAAAAGCAACATCACTACAAATTTGGTTGCAATCACAGTAGTgtggctttaattaattatagatTAACCTTCCAGAGCAATTAGAAAAccttaataaaagaaaatcattacTTTTCCAAAATTTATCTAGAcgcagcaaaaaataaattaaactgtCTACAGAGGTTCatttattcaaaaatatatattaagctCACAAATATTGAACTCACAATCCTTGCCTAGATAGGTCTCCATTTTTCAAGTCATACTGCAAGAGAAATTACCTCATCCTCTCGTCGTACCTTTTCAAATTCATAATGCTTCAAACTTTGACAAATAGTGCAGGGTGTCTGACAAGCGAGGAACTCTCTAAGTCTTGATCCTTTTTCAATGATTGTTTTGTCAAgttcttggaattttttttccatttaactttattattagaagaattttgttatttgacaAGTTGGGAAAGAAAGtggaaaactagcatctcgagtttttaaaactcaagttccagACTTCTGACTTGCTGATCTGGTAAAAAATTCCaggtggaactcgagttccagtGCAGAAGACATCATCTGCAAATCGTCTGCAGCAAGTGTCTTAATTTTAGCACTAAAAAGGCTAGCAAGACATAATTTTCAGTTTGATCACCAAGAAACCAGCACAAAGGAAGCAAAATAAGGAAAACCAACTTCACTAATCCTTGTTCAGTTATGTGACTTAGATTCATACATCTTTTTCCTTTCTGGGGAACCAAACTAATTCTCTGGGAACTTTAATCAAACACCTggtatacaaaaaaaaaaaaaaaaatccaaccccTACTTCATTTACCACCTAGAAAGcttaaaaaaaccataaaaggGCAACTGGGTTTTGATCATAAGGATCATAGTACAAAGCTAGTTAAAGTGAAAAGCTCACCTAAAATGGAGAAACTTTAGCGGCAACTGAGGTTAATAGTTGCAGTTAGCGATGTTTTAAGAGTTCAAATAGTTTTTAATGATTCAAAACAAAGCAAACTTGACCgacttcaaacttcaaactgcACCCATGGAGATCGTGAACTGCACCGTAGATCGACGATCGGGATGTGCTTGATGGAGACTAGGTTTGTGTGTGCTGTGGGTCTTCTTCTTTGCTGtggatcttcttcttctttctttctttctgctgggtttccttatttcttctttcttcttttctgggtttgtagTTCCGTATGCAGCGTACATTGAAATCAAGTGtaaaagactcgagatctatgtggcaaaAATTTGTCCAAATCAGCAAGTGGGAGgtgagtttttaaaactcaaatttaatATGAAACTCAAGTTTCTAAAACTTGAGAGGCTAGTTTCCAAATACATTTCATACCCGTCCTAACttactatattttatttctttactgTGTCCGTCTGCAAATATCCCCCAAGTTCTTGGCATAGTGTAGTGGAGAATGTAGAGTCTCAAAATACGAACTCGCAGTGACATATATTCAACACTTCCAAATGCTTTAAGTCGTCCAGTATACAGATAAAAGTTTCCTTATTGAACACTATTGTGGCCCGAAGACTAAGCACCTTGTTAACAATATAAAGtgtgagaaagactgaatagtctgtatattgatgtatgtgaaataatgtacaataaagagccttatataggctaggtatgtatgcagtacaagtaaaatgagtaaactacaagtatagtatactgggctaagtccaatgggctaaactagtctaagctatacactaacatcccCCCCTCAAACTCGAGGTGGTAAGGAGGAAGTcaactggagtttggatataagatctcgaAGACAACCAGGCGGGTGAGTCTTGGTAAAGATATCAGCAGGCTGGTCAGTAGAGGAGATGGAGAACAacttgagattttcttttttgagatgCTGGTGAGTGATGTGGTAGTCGATCTTAATATGCTTACCCGAGTGGAACGACGAAGTTCAGGACCAACAGGAAACTCAGGAAAGGGTGGTGCCACAAGATCCAAGACAGGCAGGTCATATGCCGGAGACAGAACCGGAGATGAGTCGTCTGGAGAGGTAGCCGATGTTAaagaatcctccacaagttcaggatagaaagggaggaaaagatCAGTAAAAATGGGAGACTCTGAGAAAGAAGATGCAGGAAACTGCTGAAGACTCGTGAAAGGacgatgttcccaaaactcaacatgacGGGAGACACGAAGGCGATGAGAAATAGGATCATAGCAGCGAAACCCCTTTTGAGAcacaccataaccaaggaaacaacagagACGAGTACGAGGTTGGAGCTTTGTTCGTtcatgaggaggaagagagacaaaacaagcacaaccaaaaacccgaAGAGAGGAGTAGTCAAGAGTTTGACCATAGAAAAGTtcaaatggtgatttgttgtgtgTAGTTGGTGAAGGAATACGATTAATGGTGTGCACAGCAGTGAGTGCGGCCTCACCCCAAAAGCGCTCAGGAAGAGAGGTAGAAATGAGAAGGGTGCGgacaacatcaagaatgtgacGATATTTTCATTCTACacgaccattttgttgagaggtgtaaGGACAAGACTGCTGAGGAAGAGTACCATGACTGTCTAAAAAGGATaggaaagatttatcattatattcttgagcATTCTCTGATCGAAAGACTTTAACGGTGCGATTGaactgtgtttcaatcattttataaaatgtttggtaaatagacacaagttcaaacctatggtgaagcagataaatccaagtatatcgagaaaaaacatctacaaatatgacaaaatatttagatcCCCCCTCAGTGGGAATAGGTGCAAAACCCCAAATATTagaatgtataagatcaaaaggggcaaaagaaaaggagtcacttttattaaagggcaattttgtttgtttgccaaaatgaaaagaagtacaatcaaatttttgaaactgaactgaacctaaatgaccttgagaagcTAACAACTAAAGAcgagataaggatggatgaccaagacgaGCATGCCATAGATCAGGTGAGGAGGTGGCAATAGTAACAGCTGCATAAATAACTTAtgaaggaatcttcaagtcATGAACTTCAAACATGCGACCAACCTTACGGCCTGTCCCAAGCACTTGACGCGTCTAGGGATCCTGCACATCcacaccatgattagtaaatagaaGATCAACGCCTAATTCGCAAAGTTGACTAACAGAAAACAAATTGAGAGATAActttggaatatgaaaagtgtcactaagggataaacaagaagaagagattGTTCCTTTATGACTAACAGGCATAGGAGTTCCATCAACAATGTAAATGGTGATTGGATGTTCTAAGGGTGCCTTATCAGAAAATTTGGATTCATCAGGAGtcatatggttacaacatgcagtATCAAAAAACCAAGGTTGTTTACCTGAGGTGACAGAAAGGGCAGTGGAAGTGTGGGATAAAACCTGTTGAACAACTACTTCAATATCAACCGTAATAAGTGAGGAAGTCAAAGATGGACCTGTAGGAACCGATGGATCTGAAGGACATACAGTAGCTGCCTGAGGAAGAGAAGTTTTATTCTACTCTTGCACAAATTTCTGTAGTTTGCAACAAACAGAGATATCATGGCCTTT of Quercus lobata isolate SW786 chromosome 8, ValleyOak3.0 Primary Assembly, whole genome shotgun sequence contains these proteins:
- the LOC115957526 gene encoding calcium-binding protein KRP1-like translates to MAQLALDNSVEFEDYFPSMIARLGAEGFIGELCSGFRLLMDCEKGLITFESLKRNSFLLGLNDMGDEEIVLMLMEGDLDGDGALSQMEFCILMFRLSPGLMDGSKRCWMDDFESI